CACCGGTAGTCGCTAGAGAGAGAGCATTATTGAGAGAAATTCTGTATTCCTACGACTACTACGAGCAAATGGATCACTCGGGTGGTCGATGTGTGGAATTTTCTAGGTAGCTTTTTTTTGGTAGATATGGATTGGTTCACTCGGCGGGTAAACTTGATTTGTCTTCTCCGTCACCGTCAACCGGTCTATTACCTATAGCAATTAGTAAACTGCAACCACTTGTAGAATGGATCCATCAGAATCTTCTATTGTTCTCTTCTTCAGAGTCTGATTACATTTTGTCTGCCGCAAGAGGAAATACACAGTATTTGCATCCACACTGCCAATCTGCCATGCATATCCAGCAGCCAGAAACCAGAATGGTCTCTAgttgcattttttttagaagaaaaatgcACCGTACCGAAGTTGACCTACCTAGCAGTGAACCCCGAGGGATGGTGATGGTCTAGTCTAGGCCGTCTAGCTTGAGGTGAATTCGCTTCATATATGGAATCCGATAAGCATCTCGCTTATCAACATGTCTGCCCACTTGTGGTAGTAGGTATCAACACCATGTCACGTATAAACCCGGATTACGGGAATTATTAGATTCTATCAAGGATTTGTGCTGATCTTGATGGACTGTCAGTTGCACAAAGGCGTCTCCTTGTTTTCAATACGGCTAACACGGAAAACGTAACGCGCGCCGTGGACCAGAAGTCCCAGCCAAGAAATCTCGGAATTTTGGATAGACGGGAGGTCCAATATGAACCGGGTGATCTCATTCAATTTACAGCCAGATGTAGATCGGGCGGTGGCAGAGATGGCTACCATGCATCTGTAGTGTTAGACAACTAGTAGAAGAGATAGCTATCGTGTCTCAAATTTTCCTGCTACCTCTGTAGCTTCGATCGTCAGTACCAAAATACCAAAACTTCCGATTTTCTTTTTGTCAATGTTAGTTGTCAGCACATCCCTACGTGATTGATCAGAGCAAGAGAAGAATTGTGGCGAGACAGGTGTAAAAATCCTAAATATGGCACTGCAGTTGTATGTTTCTGATGATACTTTGTCGCTTTTTTCACTGATGTTTTATCTCTGTCTCGTCTGGGCATTACAAGCTTAACCACTGATGTATGGTAaaggtgtttttttttcctcaaaAGGGTGACAAAAAACACTGCTAAAAATTTTACTAGGAGAGGAAAAAAAACACAAGAGCTAGCCGGGGGTTTTTTTTTGGAAGCGGGGCCAAAAAAAACCTAACAACTACTATTGTATGATGCATGAAGCATGGTCTCTTGGCAGCTTAGACAAAATCATGAAACCTGGAGGCCCCATACATCGACACACGCAAATGCAATTCATCTGTCTCGGAGCGCTTCGCTTGCGTGAAGACTGAAGACATGCCATTGCGCTCAATGATAGCCGTTCTGCAACAGGAAcatggagagagaaaaagaagaagaagaatggaatAAGACTAGTAGGCCGAAAGGTGACCCATCTATAGCTTTAAGCTTTGGTTGCGAGCATATGTGCTCCAGGCAGCCTCCACCGGGCGTGTAAACAAAAGCTCAGCTTGGACCGGAACCAAAGACAGCAAGAAAAGCGAAAGCTGAGGAGAGGGCACGGATCGCTGAGCGCCTTCGGCTTTGCAGAAAGACtgaaagagagagagcgcgcgAAAGCGAGACGATGCAGGTAGCAGAAGAGGCAGAGGCCATCGAGCGTATCCTGTTCTGCTTCTGCACAGCCACGGCACACGGCGGGGGTGCGCCGGCCGCTGCTGTGGATTTCGGATATCTTTCgcctgccggctgccgctgcAATGCCGGACAGGAAGACAATACTGTGCTGCGGCTTTCAGCTTTCTCCTATTCTATTCTCTTCCTTTTCTGTTCTGTTGCGCGCACAGTCTCGTTCGAATTCCTTTGGCTTTGGCCGTCCCATTTTTGGGCTAGTTTACGCGAACACACATGCTGGCCCTTATGTAGATAGAAATACTGAAGGCTGGGAATGCTTACATCCACCGTGTTCGGCTGCACCACTTTAGGCTGCTGGGTTGATTCCGGCTGGGCTGAGCAGCCCAAGCCGTTCGGCTGCTCAACTAGCACAGTCCCCTCCACTTTTGGTGCAACGAAGCACTGCAGCTGCCGGCTTGAACCAGACAGCGGGGCTGCTTCAGGGCTACTGCTAGCTGCAACAGCTCCATCCCAAAGCAGCCCAGCGAAGATCAGCCAAACAGAGTGATCGCAGCCACCAGCCAAGCTCCCAAATGGGCCAGAAAGTACTGGGCCAAGCCGGCCCGAGATGCCCTCCCAACAACAGTCAACATTGGGAAATTCTTCTGCGTCTGTGGTATTATACTGGTTCCTATTATATTCGCTCTTTGAAGAATGAAGGCTGGAACAGTAGTTTGAGGACAATGCTAAAACATGCTTTGGTGTAAAATCCGAGTTTCCTTTGCAATGTACCTTCAAACAGCTCAACAAATTCAGCTTGCTTCTGTAAATGGCGGTAAAGCTTACTAAATACTAGCCCTGGACTACAAAATGTGAAAAGGGCCCGACAAAATCCATCTTCTAATGTAACTTGATACAGGGTAATAAAAAATCTATCCGCACCTATACGAGCGagatcatcaattttgtgctctTTTACGCTATGATTATGTGAGATATTGATTGTTTGGATTCCGATTAATTTATCCGAATTCCTATTACATTTTCAATTGATTTGTTCGAGTTCTGTTTAGAATTGGAACAAAAAATCATAATATTGCTTATTTCTTTAAGAAATAGCGGAGAAGAAAACAGAATAGACTAGAAAATCTATATCTTCTATACTATAAGGATGAAAGAATTGAGAATCTTTCTCACCTAAATCAGTCCAGCCATCCCTGATCCCTCTCACAAATCCTTTTTGGAGGCCCAGAAGGGCTAATTGCTTTACAAGATTGGGCGGGAGGCAAAAACAAcgtcaaaaaaaattgtttcagcctcgcgacgccgcctcccccgcggcaccgccgcctcccccgacgtcgcgcctcctccgccgcaccCCGCGCCTCCCCCGTCGCGCCTCCCCCGCCACACCCCGCTGCAATTCCGCCGACCCCCGACGGATCCAGTGGTCGACCCAGACAACCGCGGCGAGTAGCCTCGGTGAAGGTGAAAGCGTGAAGAGCAgtgagggaggaggggtgcGAAGCGCCAATCCCCTCCCTGCGCACGGCAGCGGACCAGGTGCGGACGAAGTGCATGGTGGAGGCGTCGTCGCAGGTGGCGTTGTGCCCGGAGACACCTAGGCAGAGCCTGCGGCCGGGGAAGACGGtggccggcacggcggcgagcgACGCCAACACGCGGTCGCCGGGTCTGCGGTGACACATTCCTCCCCACCGAGCACGCCAGCGACGCTGCCCTGCCCCTCCACGCCCCGCGATGACGACCCTGGCGCAGTGTAGGAGCTCTTCACCACGTCGACCACCAAGTGCTCGACAGATTGCCTTAGCCAGGTAATACAATTAGGCTTAATTGCATCCGCAAGCAAACATTTGTATATAGGAAGATCTTGCTCGTGTGTTGCCACGCGATCTGAAATTTTGAGCCGCAGCAAGACAGGAAGAGCTCTACCATACCCTAGCCTCTATTGGCTGGTGCGCAAACTTgactaaaaatatattatttctTAAATATGGGTTACATTATTGCATTTGGATGATCGGGAACAAATTTAGATTAGTTTAGACATTGATTATGCAAACCTGGACGTCTTCAGAACACCATGACTATATGCGATCTTATTTTAAGAGAGAATGCCACGTAAATGAAAGATTAACCTCCGTAATCATATTCAATTGAAAAAAAGCAAAATTAAAATTAACCAGGTGATTTTCTTCCCGTGCATTTTGTTTCCTGCTCTTGATCGGATCCCAGCAGCACCTGCGCCCTATTTTAGCAGTAGAGCTTTCCTGCTCTTGATCAGATCCCAGTTGCACCATGTGCATGGTGAGATCGAAGAAGGTTTTCAGCAATGCAGGCCTTAGTATTCAGTCAGTACAGCTACCGCCAGTAGTAGAGATTATTTGAATTGCAAGTCCAACGCGGTCAGTGATCAATTTCCTTTGCATTAGGCCAGTTATTATTTTGCTAGAAATTTACTATGGCAGATTTTATTAAATTCTAAAACACAGTTGGCTCTGTAGCTGTTAAACATATTTTTGAAGTTGGACTGTCTTGATGTATGTGAAGTTGGACAATCTTCCCCAGCAGCTTCAACATCGGCTCGATGGGGAGTTTAAGGCCCAAAGTTCAGTTGTAATTTTTCTGCATGAAGTTCAGTTGAAATTTTTGTTTGATTCAGAGCTATTATGGGTAGTGATTCAGTACTGGTTAGTGTTGGCAACTGCAGCCCATAGTACACACTAAGAATAGCACAGTTATGTCATTTGGTGTTTTCACCTAGAGAATAGACTTCATCATGAGGACGTTAGCAGTgtttttgttgaaatttgttctGTATAGCACAGGGCATTGAATTACTGTGGGCACATAGTGTGAACTGCATATTCATATGTTTCGATGACCACATATGCGTTGTAACTTAATGAACAACTGGTATTGAGCAGGCCTACAGATTGCGATGTGCACATGCTGTGATCTGTGGTTTCCTTACATTCATGGTCAATGGACAGTATATTAGAATTTACCCATGGTAACATAATTGAGAAACTGCCTATTGAGGCTTTCCAGTTTGCAACTTGAGAAGTCTTGGATTAATATTTAAATTAGGACTTCATGCAGTTCAATCAATCTTATTTGTGGAGAATAGAGATTGCAATGATTGTGTGCTTTTTATGCATTAAAGTGTACTTTTCAATTGGTTGTAGGCAATATGCTCAGAGGTCCCATGTCTGGAAGCTTCAGTATATTGCAGAGCTGGAGGGTAGAGTTCAGGCATTAAAGGTGTGCTTACTGCATGAATGGATTTCATTTCTCTTATAAAATTTGGTGTTTATGCCGCATAAAGAAATCAATGTTTGATTATGCAGTCAGAAGGGGTAGAAGTCTCTACTAAAATGGAGTTTCTTACCCAGCAGAATATTATGCTAGACCTGGAAAATAAAGCTTTGAAGCAAAGAATGGAGAGTCTAGCATAGGAGCAACTAATTAAACGCTGTAAGTATTCTCCCTTATAATTTATTTTCTCTTATCTTTGAATTGCTCTCCACCCAAATCATTTCAGTAAGTACAATATGTTTTGCTGAGATATTAATAATGTGACAAGATATGCATGCTAGCTTGTGACATGTCAAAAATTCTTCAGTTAATTGGACACTGGctccatttttttttcctgGTTTATTCCCATGTTGCATCCTATGATGATTACGAGCACATGTAACATCAATTCTTGATAAGCATCTAAAAAGAGGCTTTTTTTTTGTAATGATGTCTTATCAACTGAAGcatccaaaagaagaagaaaaaatagcAAAGGCATGCAGACATCTCTCCCAACTCCAAAGTGAGGCCGTAGCATTGAATACTTTCTCCAGTAAGACGTATGAGGtctatgcatctatggttgaaccCTCAGCCGAGCTGTTTTGAGAATATTTTGGTTTCTAACTTGTATTAAATTCAGTTGACATACCACTCTTTTTTTATTAATTCAAAGCCCCAAGGAACCTGTATCTAAAAGCTAGAAAACTGAACTACCTACCACCTAGCCAAGCTAAACTTGGCTAATCCAGTTTCCAGCCTTTACCAAGATGTACAAAGAATTTTATTTGGAGAAGCATGGTAGAACCAATAAaagctattttttttctctaacaCGCAGAAGAGATgcatatctttgtattaagaagaaaaagggacAAGAACCGTTACAACACAACCACACACCCAAGTAACAGCTAAAAGTTTTATGCAAGTATACATACAACTTCTGTGTGACCACTGAATAGCCCAATATACATGCTGAACTTAAGGTCATAGGTCACAGTGTATacttaggggtggtaaagggctcaAGATtctgaactagaaaatctaagggccggactctaatcttatacaattttgagctaaataatttaaaggcattgttggactgtgaagaggccactagggccatggcccattaccacccctatgtATACTTTAAAGCCAAAATGAGTAATTGTTTCATATATCCATGCATATTACTTTCCGAAATGAGCAACTGTTTCATATATCTGATTATCCATGGGCAGACCCCTCCGGAAGGATGGCCAGGAGCAGACAGGCGGGCTCGCGCTgcccgcctcctcgccgtgcTCCCAGCCCTTTCGGTGGCGCGCCCGCTCGACTCGCCCATGGTCGTCGCGTGGAAGTTGCGGGGGTGTGCAGCGTCGCCGGGGGAGGAGCCAACAGCGCAGCTGGCGAGGCAGCGTGAGGGCGGattattaattttattttgttgaattttgTGATTTACATATTCTTGATTTGTCTACTTAGACTCTTACACTATGAAGTATATATTATGTAGCTTTGTAGAATTAATGTAGAATTAGTTTTAAATATGTGACTGGAAACGTGCAAAATCTTTTTTTATAGTAAAACGTGCAAAATCACTAAATAAACAAGCACGTGCATAACCACTGGTATCTAAAATACCCCTCGCCGCCCCGCATCGAGCGCCCCCCCCCGAGGCCCCGAGCGAATCAAATCCTCTTCCTCCTTACCCTctctccgcggccgccgcgccgaacGCGCACGCCTCCTCCGCCAAAGCCTAGCACGCCGCCGACCTCGACGGAATCCTTCTATCGCAGTCATCTCtccgtcgccctcctcctcctcgtagCGCGAAGATCCATCCGGACCTGGAATCCTCGTTTTTCTGGTACGGAAACCCTAGCTCGCTTTTGTTCTATGATTTAGTTTCCTGCCGCAGGCGCTTGTTCAGAGCCGTGAGAAATCGAAACCAGAGCCCTCTCTCCGCGTCGGATGCTTCGGCCCTTGCGCCCACTCTGCTGCGGATTTTGTTTGCCGTGTAGATAATACTGGCAGCTAACTTAATCCGTCCCTGAATTGTGCGGTTTCAACTAACAACTGAAACAGCATGTCGCACGATTAGGACGCATCCGAGTCTGGGCGCCTCGTGGTATAATTGATTGTATGGGCACCTGTTGGATTTGTTCTGCTGCAATCGATAAAAGGTGCGGGAAGCGTCTGGTTTACCTGGTTCAGGGTTACACAACTATTTGCTGGACCAGTATTGTCAGGAGTGTTGAATATTTTTGGAAATTGTCTAGGCTACCCATTATCAAATGGGTTAAAGCAGCTTGTCCCTAGTACAATTCAATAGTTTGGATGTGTATATGAAATGAATATCATTTAGATTTTTTGTGAAAATAATGTTCTTTTAGCTGTGAGTTGGTGTCAATGCTGTTCTGTTCACAGATATTAACATAGAGGAAACCAATGCAAGTTTAGCTTGGCACTTTAGGGATAACGCGTTAAATCGGTAGCTTTCGCTCATCTAAGGTTTAGGCTGGGTATTATTTTTCACTAGATTGTTTCTCAGGAAATGATCTGTCTCGCTTTGTTGTTTTCGGCTTTTTAGCAGAAATTTTATCAGTTATCTCCTTAGTTTTGGCCATACCTTTCTCATCTCTTGACTTTGATGTGTGCAGGTCACATAAACTTTTGGATAGGAGGATAATACCATCTCGTTCTTTGTAGTTGGGATTGAATATTGTTCTAAAAAATGGAGATCCAGACTTCGGGGAAGCCCATTGATTTGCTGATGGAGAAGGTTCTTTGCATGAACATTCTGTCTTCTGAATACTTTAAGGAGCTCTACAGGCTAAAAACCTATCATGAAGTCATTGATGAGATCTACTCTTGTGTCGAACACGTTGAGCCTTGGATGACTGGCAATTGCAGGGGCCCCTCCACTGCATTCTGTCTTCTCTACAAGTTCTTCACCATGAAGCTTACTGTCAAACAGATGCACGGTTTGTTGAAGCATCCTGACTCCCCATACATTAGAGCTGTAAGTTTCTGTGACCTGCATATTCTTTTTTGTGAATTTCTTGCTTCATGGCGCCATATCTATTCATTAGGCTTGAGGTTAGTGCATGAATCCAGATGTTTATTGGGATATTGCAGAACTCAACTGAGCAATGTTTTTTTGTGATAAAAAGTAGGTTTCTATGATCTGAAGCAATAACTTTTGCATTCTTTGCAATTCACTGTAATACATAATTTTGTACTTACATTTTGGTTATAGACACTAACAGTCCAACGACTTATTTCTTTGGATGGACTTGTGCCTGAACTTTTTGGTCATAGGACACAGGGATGACAAAGTTTGCAAGCGGGTTCATAGTGTACCAGTCTGTGCTTTGGAGTTGTGAgcattttgtttttttgtttgtcTTCACTTAGCATGTTAAACAATCAGACAATTTATGGTGAATGACCGTGCGGTGTTGGTTTTTTTGCAGATCGGTTTCTTGTATCTTCGTTATGTTGCAGATCCAAAGACTCTGTGGACATGGTATGAGCCCTATTTGAGGGATGATGAGGTACACAGAtctttttgctaactttgcttGTTTATTTATTTGCGCCCCACACTTTTAAATAGCACCTACTTTTGCTAGTATAGTACTCTTGTCACTTTCTGGAACTTCCATTTGATACCCAAAGAGTGCTGATTTGTCATCTTTGATAAGAAAGGTGCTGCTATGGTTTCCGTGTGACCTGTACTAGAGTGGTATACTATAGAAGGCAGAGGCAGAAAATCCATGAAAAGACCAAAGAATGCTAGTTATATTTGATAGTTATTTACTTGTTTATGCCAGCAGTCTAGTTCAACATTACAACATTTCTTTACTTCCTCTCTTGGCTTGTGTGGCTGTTATTCTGTTTCATCTAGGCTACCCCATATTTGCTTGGACCAAAGGTGCCGTTCTTCATTGAATACTTGCTTGACATTTATGCTATGTGGAATTGTGGAGTCTccatttgttttcatgtgctaaATGAGCTGTTAGCATTAATTAAGGGCTGAATAAGTTGTATATTTTTTCCTGGTACAGGAATTCTCCCCTGGATCTAATGGCCGTGTGACTACCATGGGTGTTTATGTCCGTGATCTTATACTTGGACAGGTCTTTTTCTTGACTCCCCTATCATTTCTGAATGGAATAAGCATATTGGTCTTTTGATCTATTGCTGTGTGTATACTTTCATGCGTATCTTGATATTCTTGCTTTCTGCTGAATCTAGCATTGATTCTCATATGATAATAAATTTTTAAGCTATGTATTTGATTCCTTGTCCATGTCAATGTGTGAACATTTTTTAAATCCCTACATTTGTTTCATGTATCATCAGAAACTATGCCAATTAGCGGGACTGCTTTTTTTGTAAGTCTATTCATGGTTCCATAACATATTTGGACTTTGTGTTCCATTTCCCTTGTCTATGCATAGAGGAAAATccattttttattcttttttgctGTTTTCAGTTAAGTGAAATTGTTTCATATCTGACATTTACTGTTGACAAATGATCGCCATTTTAAGCCACTCCAGCTTCTATTAGACTTATACTGATAAGCATGCTGCTTTGTTTTCCTTTCATGGTGCAGTATTATTTTGATAGTCTCCTTCCAAGAATTCCTCTTCCAGTAACTCGTCAGGTAACAGCCAATCTTGAGAAGATGAAATTACCCACCAAGCTTTCTGGAGCTACTGGAGACTCCAGTCGTCAGGGATCAGAAGATAATGCACGTCGCCCTCCTTCTGTGAAAGCCTCTCTGTCAGTTTCCTTTGGACAGCGTGCTCCACACCGGGCTTCCACCAGAGACTCATCCCCTGTTCGGCGAACCATCACCCATGATGATACTCGAAGATCGTACTCACCATCTCGTCGCAGTGGTAGTCGTGAGGGTCCTGACGGTGATCGTTCTGACCGAGAACTTGACCGTTCTAGCCGTGACCGGGACCGTTCGAGCCGGGATCAGGAGCGCTTAAGCCGGGACCGTGATCGTGACAGGGATGTCAGAGATTATCATCGACGTGGGCGTGACAGCAGGGACCGTGACTACTACAGGTCCAGGCATTCAGATGAAAGACGAGATGACAGAAGGGATCGTGAAAGTAGCAGGCATAGGCGCTCTAGCTCTCGTCATAGGAGCAGAAGCCGGAGCCGAAGCAGGAGCCAGAGCCGGAACGAACAGCGATCCAGCCCATTTGGGGATGGAAATAAAGAGAAGGCAACCACGGTCTCAAGCAACCTAGCAAAGCTGAAGGATCTCTATGGTGATGTTACTGAGAAGAAGGAAGATGGCGATTCTGAAAAGCTTCGCCGTGATTCATGCGCTGAGGAGGTCATCAGGTTAGGAGGCCCTAGATGGAGGTAAATTCAGACCTGTAATACTGTGGTCTCTACCTGTCAATGTGCTGCGTTGGTTGAGTCTCGAAAAGCTCTACTTGTTCTTAGACCTGCTATTGCTGAGTTTTAttttgaatctcgacttgtaATCACCGAGAGTAGTCATTAACGGATTTTTCATATGCTGCTCCCATGCATCTGAAGATATTGGAACATACTGTATAAACACATGGTATCCCGTGCTTTGTGCTTGCCTGATGCTAATGGAAAACGAAGGTAAAATGTTTCATTCAACTTTCAAATACTGCAAGTTTAGTACCTCGTCTTTGCTCTGTAGACCTCCCATTTTCCTTTTACAAATATCATGAAGTCAGTTTTGGATCTACATCAATGTTTGTACTAAGAATGTACCATGCATTTGGGAGTGACTCCAGTACTCGTAAGAACAGTATCTTCGTGCTTATACCATACATCAAAGTTTGTCCGACAACCGTCATTGCAAGTTGGTATTAAAGCACTCACGCGTAAGAACAGTATCGGTTGAAAAATTAGGCAACTGTCCCATTAAATTTcgaaataaattaattatgaacttgACTAGAACTAGCATGAAAAACTCTATTATACTAGTAGCAAGATGCAGTAGAATCATGATATGAGAAAACATGATTAAACACTGAACTAAATAGCAGCGTACATACTAAGCGTTTGCCTTTGGGAAGACGAACGACGCTGACGGGATGACGGCGGTTGTGCGAATGGAGTGCAGCAGACGACGTTGCAGGCGACGATACGCCGCAGCACTGGACTTGGACGGAGGATGAGCCGTGGCGAAGGTTGTTGAGCAGTCACGCcgagcgcttcccaaaaacgtCGTTGAGCAGTCGCGCcgagcgcttcccaaaaaccttattcgcccttTCCCGGTGCAGGATCCCAAAAGCGAaaggttccggaggcctgctctcccgttcgccggtgcacgccggtgctcgggatggagaagactacggtgACGGCGCAGTAAAgagaggaggcaaaaccctaactcagattagatTTTTGGTGCCGGCGAGAGCCCACGACCTGGCGTCGTAATCGGATCCGAAATCGGATTAGGAAACCTATCTTGCAAACGTACTAGTCAAGTaaccaaaaaaataaaacaacaaaagaaaggGCATTCACACGAATGTCGCATGCCCACATCTTTCGCCCCGGCAAGGCGAGCGAGTAAGCACGCGCATGTGAAGCTTCCTTTCTCTCACACACAGCTTGGAGAGGCAAGGATGGCCTCACTATTAAAGTTAGTCATTCTCAACTTCCACAAGAAAGATGGGACTAAAAGTTTACACTACTCCTACACTTTCTCATGCTCACATGAGTCtttaaaatttatttagaaTAACTGAAATAATTAATGGGCCAAATCTAAATTCCATCAGTATCTTCATGCATCATCTTAAAATAACGTGTGACTGAACAAGTACTGACTTTTGGGTGATGCATTGCCCGCAGTTCCAATTCTGCGGACGCTTGCCCCGAGCGCTGCTAGCGAGCGATAGATGGACGAGCGATCCACGGGCCGCACTTCGCACCCACCTTGCACCACGGCAGAACACgtgcttgattttttttttgttattttcacTTATTTattcaattagttttttaacatttatttgtattcatgtGGATCCGTTATGTGCATAATCTATATACATAAGTTGTCTAATAAAATTTTTATCCAAGTCATAACAAAAGTTATATGTATACTTTATATCCGTCATAAAAATTGTGCTACAAAATTATTATGAAACAAGTTAGGAGGAAATAGTTATAAATATAAACCGAATGTTGTTTAGATGTTATATGTATAAGTTACGTGTATAAATTGTATGTATTAAAAGTTATGCTAAAATTATAGTCTGTAACAAAATGTTACTAACGAGTTATATATACAAAGTTATATACATAAATTATCATATGCCAAAATAGAAAGTTGTGAAAATAAAAAACTTTCCAAATGTGGAAACCTTGCTATTGTCGGAGATCGTCTGCTGTTGCCGCTGCTGGCGAGCGCCCGCTAATTAGCAGGCCCCTGCATTGCCGCATGATGAAATAAACAACGCAACGGAACTGGGTATAAGATTAATTGACGACAGGGCATTTCTTT
The nucleotide sequence above comes from Panicum virgatum strain AP13 chromosome 3K, P.virgatum_v5, whole genome shotgun sequence. Encoded proteins:
- the LOC120697584 gene encoding pre-mRNA splicing factor SR-like 1 gives rise to the protein MEIQTSGKPIDLLMEKVLCMNILSSEYFKELYRLKTYHEVIDEIYSCVEHVEPWMTGNCRGPSTAFCLLYKFFTMKLTVKQMHGLLKHPDSPYIRAIGFLYLRYVADPKTLWTWYEPYLRDDEEFSPGSNGRVTTMGVYVRDLILGQYYFDSLLPRIPLPVTRQVTANLEKMKLPTKLSGATGDSSRQGSEDNARRPPSVKASLSVSFGQRAPHRASTRDSSPVRRTITHDDTRRSYSPSRRSGSREGPDGDRSDRELDRSSRDRDRSSRDQERLSRDRDRDRDVRDYHRRGRDSRDRDYYRSRHSDERRDDRRDRESSRHRRSSSRHRSRSRSRSRSQSRNEQRSSPFGDGNKEKATTVSSNLAKLKDLYGDVTEKKEDGDSEKLRRDSCAEEVIRLGGPRWR